In one Micromonospora polyrhachis genomic region, the following are encoded:
- a CDS encoding PadR family transcriptional regulator, whose translation MTAVFSHGRLRLYLLKLLDAGPKHGYELIRRLEERFLGYYAPSAGTIYPRLQRMEVEGRVTHTAAGGRKVYEITDAGRAELRQRAREVADLESDIRSVVAELAGLTGETQTEVPEPTREYPGQSSVRERPDELSVRERPGESRGAARRSRPSQPIQPTRLTRLTPRAAPGATPTGTEELDHRLAAFVVEVRSLVGERQLTEAQLGTAIRMLDGTIDGLRRLLR comes from the coding sequence ATGACCGCCGTGTTCAGCCATGGCCGATTGCGGCTCTACCTGCTCAAACTCCTCGATGCCGGGCCGAAGCACGGCTACGAGCTGATCCGGCGGTTGGAGGAGCGGTTCCTGGGCTACTACGCGCCCAGTGCCGGCACCATCTATCCCCGTCTGCAGCGGATGGAGGTCGAGGGACGGGTGACTCACACCGCCGCCGGTGGCCGGAAGGTCTACGAGATCACCGATGCCGGTCGGGCGGAGCTGCGCCAGCGGGCCAGAGAGGTGGCCGACCTCGAATCGGACATTCGGTCCGTGGTCGCGGAGCTGGCTGGCCTGACCGGGGAGACCCAGACCGAGGTGCCCGAACCCACCCGGGAATACCCGGGCCAGTCGTCGGTCCGGGAACGCCCGGACGAGTTGTCGGTCCGGGAACGCCCGGGCGAGTCGCGCGGGGCGGCCCGGCGTTCCCGGCCGTCCCAGCCGATCCAGCCAACTCGGCTGACCCGGCTGACTCCCCGGGCGGCACCCGGCGCGACACCGACCGGCACCGAGGAACTCGATCACCGACTGGCCGCCTTCGTCGTGGAGGTTCGATCCCTCGTCGGGGAGCGTCAGCTCACCGAGGCCCAACTGGGTACCGCCATCCGGATGCTCGACGGCACCATCGACGGCCTGCGGCGCCTCCTGCGGTGA
- a CDS encoding response regulator transcription factor: MAAPQTEARLLVVEDDPNILELLSASLRFAGFEVATATSGSAAVSAAKERRPDLVVLDVMLPDLDGFEVIRLMREGGTRTPVVFLTARDATDDKIRGLTLGGDDYVTKPFSLEELTARIRAVLRRTATGEHAPSRLTFADLELDEETHEVTRAGQRVQLSPTEFKLLRYLMLNANRVLSKAQILDHVWNYDFRGDDNIVESYISYLRRKIDNTQPRLIHTLRGVGYVLRKPPA, translated from the coding sequence ATGGCCGCACCGCAGACCGAGGCACGACTGCTCGTCGTCGAGGACGATCCGAACATCCTCGAACTGCTCTCCGCCAGCCTGCGCTTCGCGGGCTTCGAGGTGGCCACCGCGACCAGCGGCAGCGCGGCCGTCAGCGCCGCCAAGGAACGTCGACCCGACCTGGTCGTACTCGACGTCATGCTGCCGGACCTAGACGGTTTCGAAGTGATCCGGCTGATGCGCGAGGGCGGCACCCGTACCCCGGTGGTCTTCCTGACCGCCCGGGACGCGACCGACGACAAGATCCGTGGGCTGACCCTGGGCGGGGACGACTACGTCACCAAGCCGTTCAGCCTGGAGGAGCTGACCGCCCGGATCCGGGCGGTGCTGCGCCGTACCGCCACCGGGGAGCACGCGCCGTCCCGGTTGACCTTCGCCGACCTGGAGTTGGACGAGGAGACCCACGAGGTGACCCGGGCCGGGCAGCGGGTGCAGCTGTCGCCGACCGAGTTCAAGCTGCTGCGCTATCTCATGCTCAACGCCAACCGGGTGCTGTCCAAGGCGCAGATCCTGGACCACGTCTGGAACTACGACTTCCGGGGTGACGACAACATCGTCGAGTCGTACATCTCCTATCTGCGTCGCAAGATCGACAACACCCAGCCCCGGCTCATCCACACCCTGCGCGGGGTCGGCTACGTGCTGCGTAAGCCGCCGGCGTGA